The window aattagtcttttgtgattaatctttttaatatatctgcGCCAATGTAAACTAGTATGTGCTTAGAAGGCTTACCAATGTGTGGTTTGTGGTGGGTTTGGTGCTACTCCAAGGGAACACGTGCTGGAAAAGTCTGGGAACCACTGATATACAAATAACTGAGCGTATTTCAATTCACATAAGTCTCCCATAAAAATTATAATCtgacctccgttttctctcacgaacgtaaacattatttatttatttttctcgtttctctctctctctctctctctctctctctctctctctctctctctctctctctctctctctctctctgcggtctTTTCAacatttaatttattctttgcCTAGAAGTTTATACATAACATTTACATAAGAAGTAAGTAGCAGAAGTAAATGGTCTCCGACGCATAGGAAATTAGTAACAAAATGGTGTTAGTGGAGACAAAAGCGTAGAcataacttaataataatatattacaAGAAAGAGAACTACACGATTAAGACCAAAGAAAACATCACAGTACTTGTAAAAAAATACGCTGAATTTAATAATGCACAGTAAAATAGTAACAGAACAGTGATagtgaagatagaagaaaagtatTTGCCCTAGCGGTCTCTTAGTGTATACAAGAACTGTGATGGCGGACAGAAGGGTTCGgtgtctccccttcccttcatttacactcagccttcctcttcttcctcctcctcctcctccccctgacagattaacaacatttctgcattactgacaggagaaacacttttaaaaggctgtagttgaagtgatgcaggttttcaagggtgtttttacagttgcagtgaccgattaacaacatttctgtattactgacaggagaaacacttttaaaaggctgtagttgaagtgacatgggttttcaagggtgtttttacagttccagtgacagattaacaacatttctgcattactgacaggagaaacacgtttttaaaaggctctagttgaagtgacaagggttttcaagggtgtttttaaggttccagtgacagattaacagcatatctgcattactgacaggagaaacacttttaaagggtgtagttgaagtgacatgggttttcaagggtgtttttacagttgcagtgacagattaacaacatttctgcattactgacaggagaaacacgcttttaaaaggctgtagttgaagtgatgcaggttttcaagggtgtttttaaggtttcagtgacaaattaactacatttttgcattactgacagcagaaacactcttttaaaaggctctagttgaagtgatatgggttttcaagggtgtttttacagttccagtgacagattaacatttctgcattactgacagaaaaaacactcttttaaaaggctgtagttgaagtgacaagggtttgcaagggtgtttttacagttacagtgacagattaacaacatttctgcattttaCTACGTGCCAAtaaatagtagcagcagcagcagcagcagcaggttggTGTGGCAACCCAAGAAAATTTGAATTACGCCAGCAAAGATTTGCTTTATTAGTTATGGTTGACCTGTACTTTGGTACACTACTGTAATCTAATTATGTCATGAAATTAGAACACAGTTTTAAGCATTGATGAaatgatttttttgtgtgtcttatGGCAAAAAGTTCAATTTTTCAGCCCAACCAATGTTGCAGTTTAAGATAAGATAGGCTGTCTTAAACTCCCATCAGTTGTTGAAGTATATATTTaaagttatttttcttgttgacGCAGATAGTAATTGAGGAACACAACACACTGCGTGGAGAGAACCAGGGTGTGGAGTACCCAAAGCTCTCACAGTCCATGGTAGTAGACTCACCCTGCATGTGGAGATCTCCCCAAATGCACATTTGTTATTCCAGAGCTGCAGGACAGAGTACTTGAGGCCATTGGTGAACAGAAAGCTGAGGTTGAACAAAGGTAGTAATCACAGAGTAAAGATTACACTGACATTTGGGACATTGACATTGTTTGTTACCAGTATTATattgattccttttatttcagccaAGAATTGATAGCTGCCCAAGGTGTAAGCAACATTCACAATGATGAGGTCATTATGACGTGTGCAATGCGTCCACTGGTCTTGGCCTTCCTGACCAAGGCAGCCAAACAAAGGAAATTCCACGTCATTGTTGCCGAACGTGCCCCTGAACGTGACGCGAGGTGTTTTGTGCGTCTCTTTGACGACGTCATCGTGTCTGACGTGCAAAGTGCctaacacagggactgccacatgtaggggtgatggcttcttgcagcttcctttattttcttatgttcttatgttctcaatacatcttttacTTGTGCAGGGTCACCCAATGGCAAAAGCTTTATGTACTGCTGGAATTCAGACAACATTAATTCAAGACTCTGCAGTGTTCCCCATCATGTCATGTGTCAACAAGGTCGTCGCTGGTGCCAAGACAGCGGTGAGCAGCGGAGGCATTGAGACCTTTGTTGGTGCagcctctcttgcctcaccaccaaagttttattctgttccagtaagttttatttgttagtcattatcctgatacctctttcagtggggcagtatttgatacatatttactgttgcaaattgaaaagggaaggtatcacaaaagtacataccattttattctcacagaaattcttgattccagtttttgatacattccttttccaTGTGTTTATTTCATGTAGGTGGATATACATTCCTCCTCTTGAGTGTTGGACGGTCCTTTCTCAAACCTCAACCTGTCTCGTGTGGAGCTAGACACTGTCAGGTCAGTACCTCtataatattgaaaatcatggcatgaattgtgcattttgcttCTTGTCACAAATCTTCATTTTCAGGTGTATGTGTGCACTCCCACATACAAATTTAGCTTGATGGGCTGTGAAGAAATAAGCCACCAAACCACCACTTATATTACCCCACAGGGAACAAAGTTTTCGCCGTCTGTAAATACTGGGCTGACGAGGGCACCTGCTTCACATGCACtgtgcggtgagagagagagagagagagagagagagagagagagagagagagagagagagagagagagagagagagagggatgaaccaagagagagagagagaaagggagatgacaggggatatgacaagggtgactaagagggggtctggtggggatcttcaagtggcacaggggacatgacaagggtgactaagagggagTTAGAGAGTAtatatttaaagagagagaggaaccaagagagagagagagggggggggtcaagagagagagagagagagagagagagagagagaatataacctaacctaacctaacagggAAAGCTGGAAGATGGCACAGAATTCGACAGCAGTTACCCTCGAGGACAACCCCTGCCTGACCTTCACGctggggtcaggtcaggtcatccGAGGCTGGGACCAGGAGCTAATTGGGtgagtagtggcagtagtggcagtggtggtggtggtggcagtggtggtggtgtatattagagagagagatattatgatgttcttttcctatatatctatctctatttggccttcctttgtattcccttgtgCTTCTGACGCCTTCACCCCGCCCTGCCCCCCCAAGGATATGcgagggggaaaagaggaagcttGTCATCCCCTCGGACCTCGGCTATGGAGCTTCATGGGCGCCTCGGAAGATACCTCCCCACACCACGCTGGTCTTCAAGGTGGAACTTGTcaagatagagaggaaagaggagcttTGAGGCTAATCTAGggtgtgtgcgggtgtgtgcaggtgtgtgtgggtgtctggtcgagtgtgtgtgtctgtgtgtgtgtctgtgtgtgatttttcactttctgtggAGATTAACggtatctgtgtgtgtttgtgtgtgtctgtggagtTTTAAGGGTGTCTAGAGTGTAATTAAAGGCTCCCTCACCCTTAAGATGtctaggggtgtgtgtgtgtgtgtgtttatggctgggagaggtcttcagtgtgtgtgtgtgtgtttgtgtgtaaggaTGACCAGCATAGCCAAGGGTGCTGGAGAATggtcaggaaaaattttaagggtgtttatttgtcaccctgttcagtttaagggtgtttaatatggtcaggaaaaattttaagggtgtttctttgtcaccctgttcaatttaagggtgtttaatatggtcaggaaaaatttgaagggtgttttttgtcaccctgttcagtttaagggttTAATATGGTCgggaaaaattttaagggtgttttttgtcaccctgttcagtttaagggtttaatatggtcaggaaaaattttaagggtgtttctttgtcatcctgttcagtttaagggtgtttaatatggtcaggaaaaattttaagggtgttttttgtcaccctgttcagtttaagggtttaatatggtcagggaaaattttaagggtgtttctttgtcatcctgttcagtttaagggtgtttaatatggtcaggaaaaattttaagggtgttttttgtcaccctgttcagtttaagggtttaatatggtcaggaaaaattttaagggtgttttttgtcaccctgttcagtttaagggtttaatatggtcaggaaaaattttaagggtgtttctttttcatcctgttcagtttaagggtgtttaatatggtcaggaaaaattttaagggtgttttttgtcaccctgttcagtttaagggtttaatatggtcaggaaaaattttaagggtgtttctttttcatcctgttcagtttaagggtgtttaatatggtcaggaaaaattttaagggtgttttttgtcaccctgttcagtttaagggtttaatatggtcagggaaaattttaagggtgtttctttgtcatcctgttcagtttaagggtgtttaatatggtcaggaaaaattttaagggtgttttttgtcaccctgttcagtttaagggtttaatatggtcaggaaaaattttaagggtgtttctttgtcatcctgttcagtttaagggtgtttaatatggtcagggaaaattttaagggtgttttttgtcaccctgttcagtttaagggtgtttaatatggttaggaaaaattttaagagagagagagagagagagagagagagagagagagaga is drawn from Scylla paramamosain isolate STU-SP2022 unplaced genomic scaffold, ASM3559412v1 Contig109, whole genome shotgun sequence and contains these coding sequences:
- the LOC135099167 gene encoding peptidyl-prolyl cis-trans isomerase FKBP2-like is translated as MAQNSTAVTLEDNPCLTFTLGSGQVIRGWDQELIGICEGEKRKLVIPSDLGYGASWAPRKIPPHTTLVFKVELVKIERKEEL